The Clostridium septicum genome contains a region encoding:
- a CDS encoding DUF4230 domain-containing protein, which yields MSEESLIKEIRDVNKIIPLEIELSETIVVDKSWGDFEVFKKIKRIKFFANCSYTVDLSSIGDKDININKQTKEVELYLPKPQIFSIDIDENKTIYEEASNGLLRFGDIQLTSEEHGVIQRETSKIFESKMKDSQIYDKAISNTNVVLEKLLRQISGNDMKVKVNFKE from the coding sequence ATGTCTGAAGAGAGCCTAATTAAAGAAATTAGAGATGTAAATAAAATTATCCCTTTAGAGATAGAACTTTCTGAGACTATAGTCGTTGATAAAAGTTGGGGAGATTTTGAAGTATTTAAAAAGATAAAAAGAATTAAATTCTTCGCTAATTGCTCATACACTGTTGACCTATCTTCAATTGGTGATAAAGATATAAATATTAATAAACAAACAAAAGAAGTTGAGTTATACCTCCCTAAACCACAAATTTTCAGTATAGATATTGATGAAAATAAAACAATTTATGAAGAGGCATCAAATGGCCTGCTTCGATTTGGAGATATTCAACTAACTTCAGAAGAACATGGAGTTATACAAAGAGAGACATCTAAGATTTTTGAAAGTAAAATGAAAGATTCTCAAATATATGATAAGGCAATTTCTAATACAAACGTAGTTTTAGAAAAATTACTCAGACAAATTTCTGGTAATGACATGAAAGTAAAAGTTAATTTTAAAGAATAA